In the Wyeomyia smithii strain HCP4-BCI-WySm-NY-G18 chromosome 2, ASM2978416v1, whole genome shotgun sequence genome, one interval contains:
- the LOC129726168 gene encoding uncharacterized protein LOC129726168: MVKLETFRLLGYILANVNIVLSVLESVKCLTKIGYGFDVIPSIELLLALLCIGFNIVLIIGIKIVNVACVKVNRRFLIVWNIAVIIYMILEYFYTMITHRPADKGVIMLIVAVVLFFVVFIFQLWILNGVLRYVENETLKKLPATGDSEDVDESTDCVPKDQEMKPET; this comes from the exons ATGGTTAAGCTGGAAACATTCCGACTGCTGGGATATATCTTGGCGAACGTCAACATTGTGTTATCAGTGCTAGAATCTGTGAAGTGTCTGACGAAAATAG GTTATGGCTTCGATGTTATTCCATCCATAGAATTGCTGCTGGCGTTGCTCTGTATTGGATTCAATATAGTACTTATCATCGGGATCAAAATA GTAAACGTTGCATGTGTGAAGGTCAATAGGAGATTTTTAATCGTTTGGAATATCGCAGTCATTATTTACATGATTTTGGAGTATTTCTACACGATGATTACTCACCGTCCAGCCGACAAGGGAGTTATAATGTTGATCGTGGCTGTTGTGTTATTTTTCG TTGtattcatttttcaactttggatCCTGAATGGTGTTCTTCGCTATGTTGAAAATGAAACGTTGAAGAAATTACCTGCAACAGGCGATTCAGAGGATGTAGATGAGTCTACAGACTGTGTTCCCAAGGATCAGGAAATGAAGCCCGAAACATAG
- the LOC129726169 gene encoding uncharacterized protein LOC129726169, with protein MGQLKTFRIVGYIYAVLMIVVAITVAVRCLVSFGSEEENSTVLALKSIFALYCFAYTIMLMVGIEREKPEYVIVYRIFVGFRSICGLIYMIINSLIVIVDHANAGSTGKAVLDGLVLIAAVVIFFGVLALELLIIEGIKLSTEQTTEVIKAPAVTSV; from the exons ATGGGGCAGCTTAAAACCTTTCGCATCGTGGGTTACATCTATGCCGTGTTGATGATCGTCGTCGCCATAACGGTAGCGGTCCGCTGCCTAGTGTCCTTCGGTAGTG AAGAGGAAAATAGCACAGTATTGGCACTTAAATCGATTTTTGCGCTCTATTGCTTTGCGTATACTATAATGCTAATGGTTGGAATCGAAAGG GAAAAACCCGAATACGTTATCGTGTATCGAATATTCGTTGGATTCCGAAGCATTTGTGGATTGATTTACATGATAATAAATTCACTTATTGTCATCGTTGATCATGCAAATGCTGGTTCTACCGGAAAAGCAGTTCTCGATGGACTTGTATTGATTGCTGCTGTAGTTATATTTTTTG GTGTCTTAGCACTTGAATTGTTAATAATAGAAGGAATCAAGCTATCTACTGAACAAACGACAGAGGTTATCAAAGCTCCTGCGGTAACTTctgtttaa